One stretch of Planococcus sp. PAMC 21323 DNA includes these proteins:
- a CDS encoding formate--tetrahydrofolate ligase → MAFTDLSIASEATIQPILEIAQQAGIPKEALELYGNFKAKINVDQLKPVQKMGQVVLVTAISPTPAGEGKSTVTVGLADAFKQLKESVAVALREPSLGPVMGVKGGATGGGFAQVLPMEDINLHFTGDIHAITSANNALAALIDNHLHQKNVLNIDPRRITWKRVLDINDRALRQVTIGLGGPGQGIPRQDGFDITVASEIMAVLCLATSLADLKERLAQMVIGYTYDREPVTVRDLEAEGALTLLLKEAFKPNLVQTIEGTPAIIHGGPFANIAHGCNSLIATNTARQIADIVVTEAGFGADLGAEKFMHIKSRKGGFNPDAVVIVATIRALKMHGGVAKDQLKEENANAVERGMVNLAKHVDTIQQFGIEPVVALNRFAGDSEEELATVLDWAKQQGVAIALTEVWGKGGQGGVALAKLVKQELQRPTNFQLLYKEEDSIEEKLRTIVQKVYGGADIQLSDLAQKQLVELKKFGWDSLPICMAKTQYSLSDQPKLLGRPEGFIITIREIMPKLGAGFLVCLTGDIMTMPGLPKKPAALSMDVTADGSAVGLF, encoded by the coding sequence ATGGCTTTTACGGACTTATCGATTGCGAGCGAAGCGACTATACAGCCGATTTTAGAAATTGCACAACAAGCAGGTATTCCTAAAGAGGCTTTAGAACTTTACGGAAACTTTAAAGCAAAGATTAATGTAGATCAATTAAAACCTGTTCAAAAAATGGGACAAGTTGTTCTAGTAACGGCAATTAGTCCAACTCCTGCTGGAGAAGGTAAGTCTACTGTAACTGTAGGATTAGCAGATGCTTTTAAGCAATTGAAAGAATCAGTAGCGGTAGCGCTTCGTGAACCATCTTTAGGTCCTGTCATGGGCGTAAAAGGCGGTGCTACTGGAGGCGGCTTTGCACAAGTTTTGCCAATGGAAGATATCAATTTGCATTTTACGGGTGATATTCACGCGATTACTTCAGCGAATAATGCGTTAGCCGCCTTAATAGACAATCACTTGCACCAAAAAAATGTTTTAAATATTGACCCACGCCGAATTACTTGGAAACGAGTGTTGGATATTAACGACCGTGCGCTTCGACAAGTAACGATTGGGCTAGGTGGTCCTGGACAAGGGATTCCTCGTCAAGATGGCTTTGATATTACCGTAGCTTCGGAAATCATGGCAGTTTTATGTTTAGCGACTTCTCTTGCTGATTTGAAAGAACGATTGGCACAAATGGTTATTGGCTATACCTATGACAGAGAGCCAGTTACGGTTAGAGACCTTGAAGCAGAAGGCGCGTTAACTTTATTGTTAAAAGAGGCTTTCAAACCAAATTTAGTTCAAACGATTGAAGGAACTCCAGCTATCATCCACGGCGGTCCTTTTGCCAATATCGCTCATGGCTGTAACTCGCTAATTGCAACAAACACAGCAAGACAGATAGCGGATATTGTCGTAACAGAAGCAGGCTTTGGGGCTGATTTGGGTGCTGAGAAGTTTATGCACATCAAGTCGAGAAAAGGTGGGTTTAATCCAGATGCCGTTGTTATTGTGGCAACTATTCGAGCACTTAAAATGCATGGTGGGGTAGCGAAAGATCAGTTGAAAGAAGAAAATGCGAATGCTGTAGAACGCGGAATGGTCAATTTGGCCAAGCATGTAGATACGATTCAACAATTCGGTATTGAGCCTGTTGTTGCATTAAATCGCTTTGCTGGTGATAGTGAAGAAGAATTAGCCACAGTACTCGATTGGGCAAAGCAACAAGGTGTGGCGATTGCTTTAACAGAGGTTTGGGGAAAAGGCGGGCAAGGTGGAGTAGCTTTAGCTAAACTTGTAAAGCAAGAACTACAACGTCCAACAAACTTTCAACTACTTTATAAAGAAGAAGATTCAATCGAAGAAAAACTTCGGACAATTGTTCAAAAAGTGTATGGAGGAGCAGATATTCAATTATCCGACCTTGCACAAAAGCAACTTGTGGAATTGAAAAAATTCGGTTGGGATTCTTTGCCAATCTGTATGGCGAAAACGCAGTATTCATTATCGGATCAACCTAAGTTATTAGGGCGTCCAGAAGGATTCATCATTACCATCCGAGAGATTATGCCAAAACTCGGCGCAGGTTTTTTGGTGTGCTTAACAGGCGATATTATGACGATGCCTGGTCTTCCTAAAAAGCCTGCCGCATTGAGCATGGATGTTACTGCAGATGGAAGCGCAGTTGGTTTATTTTAA
- a CDS encoding DUF4139 domain-containing protein, which produces MEFQSTNQHLLSQRITVYNDGFGLVKEVRQVQGKKDVNKIRFLDISPEIEADSILIEGLHVLEQSYTSNLVSKEKLLEKYIEKIILVKNEKQNEEMEIRLLSGADPIIAERIDTGEIIISPSGQLIFPLLPEGLFTKPALVCKITAMEADSEVEISYLTKGLEWRANYVAKICGSAINLTGWFQITNNSGMNFSGSQFKLAAGKVNRYIDGSALQMHSKLFSIAGEPDSSFQKHRVADSHVYSMNRPVTILNNQIKQISFLTIEEVVFRRLYKVDAHSHQAKIVVEFDNIEANKLGIPLPLGIVKVYEQDMGDEMMFVGEDAIQNTAIGQKVCLSIGKAFDIISESWEKKRERSDHFDCITYIYKVHNQKSEHIRVDVKHEVFEQIWEMESSSHDYELKQSNELEFRVHISAGKKVEVEFTYKVDRRII; this is translated from the coding sequence ATGGAATTCCAATCAACAAACCAACATTTACTATCTCAAAGAATAACTGTATATAACGATGGGTTTGGATTGGTTAAGGAAGTAAGGCAAGTTCAAGGGAAAAAAGATGTGAATAAAATCCGATTTTTAGATATCTCCCCCGAAATTGAAGCAGATTCTATTTTGATAGAAGGACTCCATGTATTAGAACAAAGCTATACCTCAAACTTGGTCAGTAAAGAAAAATTATTGGAAAAGTATATTGAAAAAATCATATTAGTGAAAAATGAAAAGCAAAATGAGGAAATGGAAATACGTCTATTAAGTGGGGCTGACCCGATTATTGCTGAACGAATTGATACGGGAGAGATCATCATTAGTCCAAGTGGACAGTTGATTTTTCCATTATTGCCAGAAGGGCTATTCACAAAACCAGCATTAGTTTGCAAAATAACCGCGATGGAAGCAGATTCGGAAGTGGAAATTTCCTATTTAACAAAGGGGCTAGAATGGCGAGCAAATTATGTTGCAAAAATCTGTGGCTCGGCAATCAACCTTACCGGATGGTTTCAAATCACTAATAATAGTGGCATGAATTTCTCTGGAAGTCAGTTTAAATTGGCTGCCGGAAAAGTAAATCGGTATATAGATGGTTCCGCTCTGCAAATGCATTCTAAGCTATTTTCAATAGCGGGGGAACCGGACTCTAGCTTTCAAAAACATCGTGTTGCCGACTCCCATGTGTATAGCATGAATCGTCCGGTGACTATTTTAAACAACCAAATAAAACAAATTAGTTTCTTAACGATAGAGGAAGTTGTTTTCCGGAGATTATATAAAGTAGATGCTCACAGTCACCAGGCTAAGATCGTGGTTGAATTCGACAATATTGAAGCTAATAAGTTAGGGATTCCACTGCCTCTCGGTATTGTAAAAGTGTACGAACAAGACATGGGCGACGAAATGATGTTTGTCGGGGAAGATGCCATCCAAAATACAGCTATAGGGCAAAAGGTATGTTTATCAATAGGAAAAGCTTTTGATATTATTAGCGAAAGTTGGGAGAAAAAACGAGAAAGAAGCGATCACTTTGACTGTATTACTTATATTTATAAAGTGCATAACCAAAAATCAGAGCATATTCGAGTAGACGTAAAACACGAAGTTTTCGAGCAAATCTGGGAGATGGAATCGTCTAGTCACGACTACGAGTTGAAGCAATCTAACGAGTTAGAGTTTCGTGTACACATCTCGGCCGGGAAAAAAGTAGAGGTAGAGTTTACTTATAAAGTAGATAGAAGAATAATTTAA
- a CDS encoding PH domain-containing protein, with translation MFKKMASEALGLSDIGKIIDPQDFDKTDSDDYVMHEDGEKIYFLIKTKADEYCFTNLAIIHVDGDSAMSSKRTLKRYPYSQHTISSVVLETAGKIDLDVELAFVVGAIPFKIDVQKQQANRLTDLYKSLLRIAEITHENAIITDMASDSLNKAVTILQNSRASDVVLDDQYSKLTDFGFTWMTSVRNQYHVKDFGDVFEKYINN, from the coding sequence ATGTTCAAAAAAATGGCTTCAGAAGCGCTAGGATTATCGGATATTGGGAAAATAATCGACCCGCAAGACTTTGATAAAACAGATTCGGATGATTACGTTATGCATGAAGATGGGGAAAAAATCTATTTTTTGATCAAAACAAAAGCAGATGAATATTGCTTTACTAATCTCGCGATTATTCATGTAGATGGAGATAGTGCGATGTCGTCTAAACGGACCTTAAAGCGCTATCCTTATTCTCAACATACCATTTCGAGCGTTGTGCTTGAAACGGCAGGGAAGATCGATTTAGACGTCGAACTTGCTTTTGTAGTAGGAGCGATACCTTTTAAAATAGATGTTCAAAAACAGCAGGCCAATCGCTTAACAGATTTGTATAAGTCTTTGTTGAGAATTGCTGAAATTACTCATGAAAATGCCATTATTACAGATATGGCAAGTGATAGCTTGAATAAAGCGGTGACTATTTTACAAAATTCCCGAGCGAGTGATGTAGTGCTCGATGATCAATATTCAAAACTAACGGATTTTGGTTTTACATGGATGACTTCTGTTCGCAACCAATACCATGTAAAAGATTTTGGAGACGTATTTGAAAAATATATCAATAATTGA
- a CDS encoding xanthine phosphoribosyltransferase codes for MKKLQDKILSDGKVLSESVLKVDSFLNHQIDPPLMQAIGEEFALRFKGNGITRILTLESSGIAPAMMTGLVLGVPAVFARKRKSLTLVDHMYTANVHSFTKNETNEISVSKDFIKKEDVVLVMDDFLANGQAALGLLDIVKQSGATLAGIGIVIEKGFQPGGDLLREQGIRVETLAHIASLENGQVTFLAEADIQ; via the coding sequence ATGAAGAAATTACAGGACAAAATTTTATCGGACGGCAAAGTCTTGTCGGAATCGGTATTAAAAGTTGATTCATTTTTAAATCACCAAATAGATCCACCGTTAATGCAAGCAATTGGAGAAGAATTTGCATTGCGGTTTAAAGGCAACGGCATCACAAGAATTTTGACGCTCGAATCGTCAGGAATTGCGCCGGCCATGATGACAGGACTCGTTCTAGGTGTTCCTGCGGTATTCGCAAGAAAACGTAAATCACTGACATTGGTGGATCATATGTATACAGCAAATGTTCATTCATTTACTAAAAATGAAACCAATGAAATTTCTGTATCGAAAGACTTTATCAAAAAAGAAGATGTTGTCTTAGTAATGGACGACTTTCTTGCGAATGGCCAAGCGGCTTTAGGTTTATTAGATATCGTGAAACAATCAGGAGCTACGCTAGCGGGGATTGGCATCGTGATTGAAAAAGGATTTCAGCCAGGCGGAGACTTACTTCGTGAACAAGGGATCCGTGTTGAAACATTGGCACATATTGCGTCTTTAGAAAATGGGCAAGTGACATTTTTGGCGGAGGCTGATATACAATGA
- a CDS encoding nucleobase:cation symporter-2 family protein, with amino-acid sequence MKKALGETALGFQHVLAMYAGAVLVPLIVGEALGLTAEQLTYLVAIDILLCGVATILQIVSNRFFGIGLPVVLGCTFTAVGPMIAIGGQYGISAIYGAILVSGLFVVLISGFFGSLVRFFPPVVTGTVVTIIGITLIPVAINNMGGGQGASDFGSLSNIGLAFGTLLFIVILFRFSSGFMRAIAILLGLVVGTVAATFLGKVDVSPIADASYFHMVEPFYFGMPTFELPAILTMILVAMVSLVESTGVYFALGDITKKKITEKDLAKGYRAEGLAIVLGGIFNSFPYTAFSQNVGLIQMSGVKSRKIIFITGMMLITLGFVPKIAAVTTIIPPSVLGGAMIAMFGMVIAQGIKMLSTVITDSQDNSMIIACSVGIGLGVTVVPELFVQLPSSIQILTSNGIVAGSVTAIVLNILFNMLPSRKRKSVPAVGKESAINQG; translated from the coding sequence ATGAAAAAAGCATTAGGCGAAACAGCTTTAGGATTTCAACATGTATTAGCGATGTATGCGGGAGCAGTATTGGTACCGTTAATCGTTGGCGAAGCACTTGGACTGACAGCAGAACAATTAACGTATCTCGTAGCGATTGATATTTTACTTTGTGGAGTTGCAACAATACTACAAATTGTCAGCAACCGTTTCTTTGGTATTGGACTTCCGGTTGTACTCGGGTGTACGTTTACTGCGGTTGGACCAATGATTGCCATTGGTGGTCAATACGGGATATCGGCAATTTATGGAGCTATTTTAGTATCAGGACTATTTGTTGTTTTAATAAGTGGATTTTTTGGTAGTTTGGTTCGTTTTTTCCCACCGGTGGTTACAGGAACCGTGGTTACAATTATCGGAATTACCTTAATCCCTGTAGCGATCAATAATATGGGAGGCGGACAAGGCGCTAGTGATTTCGGTTCGCTTAGCAATATCGGTTTGGCTTTCGGAACACTTTTGTTTATTGTAATCCTCTTTAGGTTCTCTAGCGGTTTTATGAGAGCTATTGCTATTCTATTAGGGTTAGTTGTTGGTACGGTAGCAGCGACTTTCTTAGGTAAAGTCGATGTTTCTCCTATTGCAGACGCTTCGTATTTCCATATGGTAGAGCCATTTTATTTCGGCATGCCGACATTTGAGTTGCCCGCTATTTTAACGATGATTTTAGTAGCAATGGTGTCATTGGTTGAATCGACAGGCGTGTACTTTGCACTCGGAGATATTACGAAAAAGAAAATTACAGAAAAAGACTTGGCGAAAGGCTATCGTGCAGAAGGCTTGGCCATTGTTCTGGGCGGGATATTCAATTCATTTCCGTATACTGCGTTTTCACAAAACGTTGGTCTCATTCAAATGTCTGGTGTGAAATCACGAAAAATTATCTTTATTACAGGTATGATGTTAATCACACTAGGATTTGTACCGAAAATTGCTGCTGTGACTACGATTATTCCACCTTCAGTTTTAGGGGGCGCAATGATTGCGATGTTCGGGATGGTAATCGCACAAGGCATTAAAATGTTGAGTACGGTAATCACGGATTCGCAAGACAACTCCATGATTATTGCTTGCTCTGTCGGAATTGGACTGGGTGTGACAGTAGTACCGGAATTATTTGTTCAATTGCCATCAAGCATTCAAATTTTAACGAGTAACGGGATTGTCGCGGGAAGTGTGACTGCTATTGTCTTGAATATCTTATTCAACATGTTGCCTTCTAGAAAGCGCAAGTCTGTTCCAGCAGTTGGAAAAGAAAGTGCCATCAACCAAGGATAA
- a CDS encoding alpha/beta hydrolase — translation MAAKKRHRTKKEWIAFAFFISLLCIIVVFEETTAPPDVSASIHISGSAAFSAPPNMHEITKRVAVVKNLSYHDSANSLLDIYYPKDALDSMPVILWIHGGGYVGGSKDSRQDYAMSLANAGYVVANINYSLAPESLYPGPVAQANEALAYLTLHASEYGGDIEQVFVGGDSAGAQIASQVAALVSNAELATSMAIEPAISNTQLQGAVLLGGIYNMNTLRASAFPNIDLFLTAYTGVKPFESFSKIDELSTVQHINSEFPPVFITVGDADPFVSQSTELVDVLQSYEVQVASAFFEGTQKNLKHQYQYDLYTDDARETLQKTLDFLAFYSQ, via the coding sequence ATGGCAGCAAAAAAGAGACATCGAACCAAAAAAGAATGGATTGCCTTTGCTTTTTTCATCTCTCTTCTATGTATAATCGTTGTTTTCGAAGAGACTACTGCTCCTCCTGATGTTTCAGCATCTATTCACATATCAGGTTCTGCTGCTTTTAGCGCGCCGCCAAATATGCATGAGATTACTAAGCGAGTTGCAGTTGTGAAAAACTTGTCTTACCACGATTCTGCTAATAGTCTCTTGGATATTTACTACCCTAAAGATGCTCTTGATTCAATGCCTGTAATCTTATGGATACACGGTGGAGGATACGTCGGTGGATCTAAAGATAGCCGACAAGATTATGCCATGTCACTTGCGAATGCTGGCTACGTCGTGGCGAATATTAATTATTCTTTAGCTCCAGAATCTCTTTACCCGGGTCCTGTTGCGCAGGCAAATGAAGCACTTGCTTATTTAACACTTCACGCGAGTGAATACGGAGGCGATATAGAGCAAGTATTTGTCGGGGGAGATTCTGCAGGTGCCCAGATTGCTAGCCAAGTTGCTGCTCTTGTATCTAATGCAGAACTCGCTACCTCTATGGCGATCGAGCCTGCCATATCCAACACTCAGCTTCAAGGAGCGGTATTACTAGGTGGGATATACAATATGAATACACTAAGAGCTTCTGCGTTTCCAAATATTGATCTTTTTTTAACAGCTTACACAGGAGTAAAACCTTTTGAATCGTTCTCCAAGATTGATGAACTTTCCACAGTTCAACATATTAACTCGGAATTTCCGCCAGTTTTTATAACCGTAGGTGATGCAGACCCTTTCGTTTCTCAATCCACTGAGTTGGTTGATGTTCTACAATCTTACGAGGTTCAAGTGGCTTCTGCCTTCTTTGAAGGCACTCAAAAAAACTTGAAACACCAGTATCAATATGATTTATATACAGACGATGCAAGAGAAACGCTTCAAAAAACACTCGATTTTCTTGCCTTTTATAGCCAATAA